In a single window of the Streptomyces sp. NBC_00353 genome:
- a CDS encoding alpha/beta hydrolase — MRRTAVLGSAGTLIAGTLIAGAIAAPTATADGRHHSGSEARGVQIAAARAAHTGIDWKDCPADWALATPIQCGWVTVPLDYAKPHGKQIKLAVDRHVSTGTKAERQGALLYNPGGPGGSGLRFPTRITNKNPLWTKAAKAYDFVGFDPRGVGHSAPISCVDPQEFVKAPKVDPVPDSEADKRAQRKLAAEYADGCAERSGDMLPHMTTPNTARDLDVIRAALGEKKLNFLGVSYGTYLGAVYGTLFPDHVRRMIVDSVVNPAKDNIWYEANLNQDIAFQKRWDDWKAWVAQNDAAFHIGTTPAQVEQEWLKLRASAKKNPIGGVVGPAELIGFFQNAPYYDSTWALVARTWSNYRAGDTQALVDAAGPDMSDLAGNASSENGNAVYTAVECADAKWPTSWQKWDRDNTRLHKDYPFMTWANAWMNLPCATWSAKQQTPLEVKTGKGLPPVLIVQSTRDAATPYEGAVELHKRFKGSRLITEKDAGSHGVTGLVNPCINERVDTYLLTGQTDGQDVTCTPHATPKP; from the coding sequence TTGAGACGCACAGCAGTGCTCGGCTCGGCCGGCACTCTGATCGCGGGCACGCTCATAGCGGGCGCGATAGCCGCACCGACGGCCACAGCCGACGGCCGCCACCACAGCGGTTCGGAGGCGCGCGGCGTCCAGATCGCCGCCGCACGGGCGGCCCACACCGGCATCGACTGGAAGGACTGCCCGGCCGACTGGGCCCTGGCCACTCCGATTCAGTGCGGCTGGGTGACCGTACCGCTCGACTACGCCAAGCCCCACGGCAAGCAGATCAAGCTCGCCGTCGACCGGCACGTCAGCACCGGTACGAAGGCGGAGCGGCAGGGCGCGCTGCTCTACAACCCGGGCGGCCCCGGCGGCTCCGGGCTGCGGTTCCCCACCCGGATCACCAACAAGAACCCGCTGTGGACAAAGGCCGCGAAGGCGTACGACTTCGTCGGCTTCGACCCCCGCGGTGTCGGCCACTCGGCGCCGATCTCCTGCGTCGACCCGCAGGAGTTCGTGAAGGCCCCGAAGGTCGACCCGGTACCCGACAGCGAGGCGGACAAGCGCGCCCAGCGCAAGCTCGCCGCCGAGTACGCGGACGGCTGCGCCGAGCGCAGCGGCGACATGCTGCCCCACATGACGACGCCGAACACCGCACGTGACCTGGATGTCATCCGCGCCGCGCTCGGTGAGAAGAAGCTCAACTTCCTGGGCGTCTCCTACGGCACCTACCTGGGGGCGGTCTACGGCACGCTGTTCCCGGACCACGTCCGGCGCATGATCGTCGACAGCGTGGTCAACCCGGCGAAGGACAACATCTGGTACGAGGCCAACCTCAACCAGGACATCGCCTTCCAGAAGCGCTGGGACGACTGGAAGGCATGGGTCGCCCAGAACGACGCGGCCTTCCACATCGGCACCACCCCTGCCCAGGTGGAGCAGGAGTGGCTGAAGCTGCGTGCCTCGGCCAAGAAGAACCCGATCGGCGGGGTCGTCGGACCCGCCGAGCTCATCGGATTCTTCCAGAACGCGCCGTACTACGACTCCACCTGGGCGCTCGTCGCCCGGACCTGGAGCAACTACCGGGCCGGCGACACCCAGGCGCTGGTCGACGCCGCGGGCCCCGACATGTCGGACCTCGCGGGGAACGCCTCCTCCGAGAACGGCAACGCCGTGTACACGGCCGTCGAGTGTGCGGACGCCAAGTGGCCCACCAGCTGGCAGAAGTGGGACCGCGACAACACCCGGCTGCACAAGGACTACCCGTTCATGACCTGGGCCAACGCCTGGATGAACCTGCCCTGTGCGACCTGGTCGGCCAAGCAGCAGACCCCGCTGGAGGTCAAGACCGGCAAGGGCCTGCCGCCCGTCCTGATCGTGCAGTCCACGCGTGACGCCGCCACCCCGTACGAGGGCGCCGTCGAGCTGCACAAGCGGTTCAAGGGTTCGCGTCTGATCACCGAGAAGGACGCCGGTTCGCACGGCGTCACGGGCCTGGTCAACCCCTGCATCAACGAGCGGGTGGACACCTACCTGCTCACCGGACAGACCGACGGGCAGGACGTGACGTGCACCCCGCACGCCACGCCGAAGCCGTAG
- the ureG gene encoding urease accessory protein UreG, with translation MHLDHSHDGPAAISADAARPDGTRRALRIGLGGPVGSGKTATVAALCRTLRDQVSIAVVTNDIYTREDAAFLLRNAVLPPERIQAVETGACPHTAIRDDISANLEAVEDLEDTVGPLDLILVESGGDNLTATFSKGLVDAQIFVIDVAGGDDIPRKGGPGVTTSDLLVINKTDLAPYVGSDLDRMARDAAEQRGTLPVAFTSLTSGEGVKPVADWVRAQLAAWTA, from the coding sequence ATGCATCTGGACCACTCCCACGACGGCCCGGCAGCCATCAGTGCCGACGCCGCACGCCCCGACGGCACCCGCCGCGCCCTGCGCATCGGTCTCGGCGGCCCGGTCGGCTCCGGCAAGACGGCGACCGTCGCAGCGCTCTGCCGCACGCTGCGCGACCAGGTGTCCATCGCCGTCGTCACCAATGACATCTACACCCGCGAGGACGCCGCGTTCCTGCTGCGCAACGCCGTGCTGCCGCCCGAGCGCATCCAGGCCGTCGAGACCGGCGCCTGCCCGCACACCGCCATCCGCGACGACATCTCCGCCAACCTGGAAGCCGTCGAGGACCTGGAGGACACCGTCGGCCCTCTCGATCTGATCCTCGTCGAGTCCGGCGGCGACAACCTCACCGCCACCTTCTCCAAAGGTCTGGTCGACGCCCAGATCTTCGTCATCGATGTGGCGGGCGGTGACGACATCCCGCGCAAGGGCGGGCCCGGTGTCACCACCTCCGACCTCCTCGTGATCAACAAGACCGACCTTGCGCCGTACGTCGGCTCCGATCTGGACCGGATGGCCCGGGACGCCGCGGAGCAGCGCGGCACACTCCCCGTCGCCTTCACCTCCCTCACCTCCGGCGAGGGCGTCAAGCCCGTCGCGGACTGGGTACGGGCGCAGCTCGCTGCCTGGACCGCATGA
- a CDS encoding NAD-dependent epimerase/dehydratase family protein has translation MGKGHAWILGATGQIGRAAVRALVEDGWEVTAASRGGGRDEQWADGVRTTTLDRDEDGALAAALGDGCDVLVDMVAYGEQHARQLTGLADRIGSAVVISSGAVYEDDRGRSFDTQGEPDGAPRYPVPIPETQRTVAPGDATYGTRKIRLERDLLAAGDALPVTLLRAGAIHGPHCRSPRELYFVKRLLDGRGRRVLAYNGTSRFHPVHVSNVAELIRLAAGQPGSRVLNAADPHAPTIVEIASAIDGVLGRETETVLVDGAPPVGEVGETPWSSAHPIVYDMTAAGKELGYRPVTGYVESLPETVEWLVGQLDGRDWRDAFPAMLRAYGEGLFDYEAEDAWLARYDRERPTR, from the coding sequence ATGGGCAAAGGGCACGCATGGATTCTTGGAGCGACGGGACAGATCGGGCGGGCCGCGGTGCGGGCGCTCGTCGAGGACGGATGGGAGGTGACGGCGGCCTCGCGCGGCGGCGGGCGGGACGAGCAATGGGCCGACGGCGTACGGACGACGACCCTCGACCGGGACGAGGATGGGGCGCTCGCCGCGGCGCTGGGCGACGGCTGTGACGTGCTCGTCGACATGGTGGCGTACGGCGAGCAGCACGCCCGGCAGCTGACCGGGCTCGCGGACCGGATAGGTTCGGCGGTCGTCATCTCCAGCGGTGCGGTGTACGAGGACGATCGCGGCCGCAGCTTCGACACCCAGGGCGAGCCCGACGGGGCCCCGCGGTACCCGGTGCCGATCCCGGAGACACAGCGCACGGTGGCGCCGGGGGACGCAACGTACGGGACCAGGAAGATCCGGCTGGAGCGGGATCTGCTGGCGGCGGGTGACGCCCTGCCGGTGACGCTGCTGCGGGCCGGTGCGATCCATGGCCCGCACTGCCGCTCGCCGCGCGAGCTGTACTTCGTGAAGCGGCTGCTGGACGGGCGCGGACGACGGGTGCTCGCGTACAACGGCACGAGCCGCTTCCATCCGGTCCACGTGTCCAACGTGGCCGAGCTGATCCGGCTCGCCGCCGGGCAGCCCGGGTCGAGGGTGCTCAACGCGGCTGATCCGCATGCGCCCACGATCGTGGAGATCGCGTCGGCCATCGACGGGGTGCTCGGCCGGGAGACGGAGACGGTGCTGGTGGACGGGGCACCGCCGGTGGGGGAGGTCGGCGAGACGCCGTGGAGCAGTGCCCATCCCATCGTGTACGACATGACGGCTGCCGGGAAGGAGCTCGGCTACCGGCCGGTGACGGGCTACGTGGAGTCGCTGCCGGAGACCGTCGAGTGGCTCGTCGGGCAGCTCGACGGCCGGGACTGGCGGGACGCCTTCCCGGCGATGCTGCGGGCGTACGGCGAGGGCCTGTTCGACTATGAGGCGGAGGACGCCTGGCTGGCGCGGTACGACCGGGAACGGCCGACGCGGTAG
- a CDS encoding lysophospholipid acyltransferase family protein yields the protein MFYYVLKYVILGPLLRLLFRPRIEGLEHIPEEGAAIVAGNHLSFSDHFLMPAIIKRRITFLAKAEYFTGPGLKGRLTAAFFHSAGQIPVDRSGKDAGQAAIREGLGVLSKGELLGIYPEGTRSHDGRLYKGKVGVAVMAIKAQVPVVPCAMVGTFEIQPPGKVVPRIKQVTIRFGEPMDFSRYAGMENQKAAIRAVTDEIMYAILGLSGQEYVDEYAVKVKAAQAEQAKKFPRLRR from the coding sequence GTGTTCTACTACGTGCTCAAATACGTCATTCTGGGGCCGTTGCTGCGGTTGCTGTTCCGGCCCAGGATCGAGGGACTGGAGCACATTCCGGAGGAGGGCGCGGCGATCGTCGCCGGCAACCATCTGTCGTTCTCCGATCATTTCCTGATGCCCGCGATCATCAAACGGCGCATCACCTTCCTCGCCAAGGCGGAGTACTTCACCGGTCCGGGGCTGAAGGGGCGGCTGACCGCCGCGTTCTTCCACAGCGCCGGGCAGATCCCGGTGGACCGGTCCGGCAAGGATGCGGGACAGGCCGCGATCCGTGAAGGGCTCGGGGTGCTGAGCAAGGGCGAGCTGCTCGGGATCTATCCGGAGGGGACCCGTTCGCACGACGGGCGGCTCTACAAGGGCAAGGTCGGTGTCGCGGTGATGGCGATCAAGGCGCAGGTGCCGGTGGTGCCGTGCGCGATGGTCGGTACGTTCGAGATCCAGCCTCCCGGCAAGGTCGTCCCGCGGATCAAGCAGGTCACCATCCGCTTCGGTGAGCCGATGGACTTCTCCCGCTATGCCGGGATGGAGAATCAGAAGGCGGCGATCCGGGCAGTCACCGACGAGATCATGTACGCGATCCTCGGGCTCTCCGGTCAGGAGTACGTCGACGAGTACGCGGTCAAGGTGAAGGCCGCGCAGGCGGAACAGGCGAAGAAGTTCCCGAGGCTGCGACGCTGA
- a CDS encoding urease accessory protein UreD: MSVHATARITAVPDGRGATALPVLESDGPLALRRTRATVAPCARVTVVGAMSGPLGGDRLAIEARVEAGARLTVDSAAATVALPGPGPDVQPATYDIELTVGERAELNWLPEQLISACGSELRMTTRVELAETARLVLREEQVLGRHSETTGTLTSRLTVHRAGRPLLDQQVAYGPGAPGGWDGGAVLGGHRAVGQLLVVDPAFEDKCPDTRLLGPTAVLTRLVGPAVLVTAVALDARLLRTVLDDALDEVLAG, translated from the coding sequence ATGAGCGTCCACGCGACCGCCCGGATCACCGCCGTCCCCGACGGCCGTGGCGCCACGGCTCTCCCCGTCCTCGAGAGCGACGGGCCGCTCGCCCTGCGCCGGACCAGGGCCACCGTCGCACCGTGCGCCCGGGTCACCGTCGTGGGCGCGATGAGCGGACCGCTGGGCGGCGACCGGCTCGCCATCGAGGCACGGGTCGAGGCAGGAGCCAGGCTCACCGTGGACTCCGCGGCGGCGACCGTGGCGCTGCCCGGCCCTGGACCGGATGTACAACCCGCCACATACGACATCGAGTTGACGGTGGGAGAGAGAGCCGAGCTCAACTGGCTTCCGGAGCAGCTCATTTCGGCGTGCGGCAGCGAGCTGCGCATGACCACCAGGGTCGAACTCGCCGAGACCGCGAGGCTGGTGCTGCGCGAGGAACAGGTCCTCGGCCGCCACAGCGAGACCACCGGCACTCTCACCAGCCGCCTGACCGTCCACCGCGCCGGGCGCCCGCTTCTCGATCAGCAAGTGGCGTACGGGCCGGGGGCACCCGGTGGCTGGGACGGCGGCGCCGTGCTCGGCGGACATCGTGCGGTCGGCCAGCTCCTCGTCGTGGACCCGGCATTCGAGGACAAGTGCCCCGATACGAGGCTGCTGGGGCCGACCGCCGTCCTCACCCGGCTGGTCGGCCCCGCGGTACTGGTGACCGCCGTGGCCCTCGACGCACGACTGCTGCGCACCGTTCTGGACGATGCACTGGACGAGGTGCTGGCCGGCTGA
- a CDS encoding urease accessory protein UreF produces MSRAALLVLADGRFPAGGHAHSGGAEPAVEAGRIRNAEDLAAFCRGRLHTTGLTSAALAAAAAHGLDPLALDEAADARTPSPALRAVARKLGRQLMRAARATWPSPELAVLAEARPRGAHQPVVLGLTARAAGLGPEDAAHCVAYETVSGPATAAVRLLSLNPFEATAVLARLAPELDRVAEQAAAAVHHGIDALPAASAPLLDITAEAHAAWPVRLFAS; encoded by the coding sequence ATGAGCCGCGCAGCACTGCTCGTCCTCGCCGACGGCCGGTTCCCCGCCGGGGGGCACGCCCACTCGGGTGGCGCCGAACCGGCCGTCGAGGCAGGACGCATCCGTAACGCCGAGGACCTCGCCGCCTTCTGCCGGGGCCGCCTGCACACCACCGGACTCACCTCCGCCGCGCTCGCCGCGGCGGCCGCCCACGGCCTCGACCCGCTCGCGCTCGACGAGGCCGCCGATGCCCGCACACCGTCACCCGCACTGCGCGCGGTCGCGCGCAAGCTCGGCCGTCAGCTGATGCGGGCCGCCCGTGCCACCTGGCCCAGCCCCGAACTCGCCGTACTCGCGGAGGCCCGGCCGCGCGGCGCCCACCAGCCCGTCGTGCTCGGCCTCACCGCACGCGCGGCGGGTCTGGGACCCGAGGACGCGGCGCACTGCGTCGCGTACGAAACGGTCAGCGGACCGGCCACCGCGGCGGTCCGGCTGCTGTCCCTCAACCCCTTCGAGGCCACCGCAGTCCTCGCCCGCCTCGCGCCCGAGCTCGACCGGGTCGCCGAACAGGCCGCCGCCGCCGTTCACCACGGCATCGACGCGCTGCCCGCAGCCTCCGCGCCTCTGCTCGACATCACCGCCGAAGCGCACGCCGCCTGGCCGGTCCGCCTGTTCGCCTCATAG
- a CDS encoding urease subunit beta, which yields MIPGEILYADGPVPLNPGRPVTRLTVLNAADRPVQVGSHYHFAEANPGLEFDRAAAHGLRLNIAAGTAVRFEPGIPVDIELVPLAGRRIVPGLRGETGGALDG from the coding sequence AGATCCTCTACGCGGACGGGCCCGTGCCGCTCAACCCGGGCCGCCCGGTCACCCGACTCACCGTCCTCAACGCCGCCGACCGGCCCGTCCAGGTCGGCTCGCACTACCACTTCGCGGAGGCCAACCCAGGCCTCGAATTCGACCGTGCGGCCGCCCACGGCCTGCGGCTGAACATCGCCGCCGGGACCGCGGTCCGCTTCGAGCCCGGCATCCCCGTCGACATCGAACTCGTGCCCCTCGCCGGACGGCGCATCGTCCCGGGCCTGCGCGGCGAAACCGGAGGTGCCCTCGATGGCTGA
- a CDS encoding SUKH-4 family immunity protein: protein MGNDGAAVCRRLREADLPAGLMHTESREFLVVQGLPESAAFLDFAGLGAGPPATLDIGEGAVGAGPLFVLGETEYCGSWVVLDGVSGEVHLAGRGGGALRRDLLASDLPALAGLIRETEAVALAAEQRDAGDGRRGAGVAAAVMGIAERRMREVDPGLFRAAAENPPAHWDTALLVASLAWGALPGTEADGLAYEFGADLVEELAALTDEGLVRRYRPEELPAALVHEPTRRLLTDVGLPLGGEMFGVEEEAPLVSMAEAHPDCFQDADEGEEERGYQRDYLAIGWWPHDLAVALDGSSGRLELPTWYDEGLPAAYLNRDLSALLYALWAYERLRTEWRRWDNGRRATVWSVFDPHVLLLSVVDRLVEAVDPEAFATPAHSWRMLAEDGHTGGLLA, encoded by the coding sequence ATGGGAAATGACGGGGCGGCGGTGTGCCGGCGACTGCGGGAGGCCGACCTGCCGGCAGGACTGATGCACACGGAGAGCCGGGAGTTCCTCGTGGTGCAAGGGTTGCCGGAGTCGGCGGCGTTCCTGGACTTCGCGGGGCTGGGGGCCGGCCCGCCGGCGACCCTGGACATCGGTGAGGGGGCGGTCGGTGCCGGCCCCCTGTTCGTCCTGGGGGAGACGGAGTACTGCGGCAGCTGGGTGGTGCTGGACGGCGTGAGCGGGGAGGTCCACCTCGCCGGGCGGGGCGGCGGTGCGCTGCGGCGCGACCTGCTCGCCTCCGATCTGCCCGCCCTGGCCGGGCTGATCCGCGAGACGGAGGCGGTGGCCCTGGCCGCCGAGCAGCGGGACGCGGGTGACGGGCGCCGCGGTGCCGGGGTGGCCGCCGCCGTGATGGGCATCGCCGAGCGGCGGATGCGAGAGGTCGACCCCGGGTTGTTCCGCGCCGCTGCGGAGAACCCGCCCGCGCACTGGGACACCGCACTGCTGGTCGCCTCGCTGGCCTGGGGCGCGTTGCCCGGCACGGAAGCTGACGGTCTCGCCTACGAGTTCGGGGCCGACCTGGTCGAGGAGCTCGCCGCGCTGACCGATGAGGGGCTGGTACGCCGCTACCGGCCCGAGGAGTTGCCCGCCGCGCTGGTCCACGAGCCGACGAGGCGACTGCTGACGGACGTGGGGCTGCCGCTCGGTGGAGAGATGTTCGGGGTCGAGGAGGAGGCTCCCCTGGTCAGCATGGCGGAGGCACACCCGGACTGCTTCCAGGATGCCGACGAGGGGGAGGAGGAGCGCGGGTACCAGCGCGACTACCTCGCGATCGGCTGGTGGCCCCACGACCTTGCAGTCGCGCTGGACGGCTCGAGCGGCCGTCTGGAGCTGCCGACCTGGTACGACGAGGGCCTGCCCGCCGCCTACCTCAACCGGGACCTGTCCGCGCTGCTGTACGCGCTCTGGGCGTACGAGCGGCTGCGCACCGAGTGGCGGCGCTGGGACAACGGGCGCAGGGCCACCGTCTGGTCGGTGTTCGACCCCCATGTGCTGCTGCTCAGCGTGGTCGACAGGTTGGTGGAGGCGGTCGACCCGGAGGCGTTCGCGACGCCTGCGCACTCCTGGCGAATGCTCGCCGAGGACGGGCACACCGGCGGTCTGCTGGCCTGA
- a CDS encoding urease subunit alpha: MAELNRAVYADLFGPTTGDRVRLADTDLLVEIEEDRSGGPGLAGDEAVFGGGKVIRESMGQARTTRAEGAPDTVITGAVIIDHWGIVKADIGIRDGRITGIGKAGNPDTMDGVHLDLVIGPETEIIAGNGKFVTAGAVDAHVHFISPTIVDQALSAGVTTLVGGGTGPAEGTKATTVTPGAWHLARMFESLEVHPVNIGLLGKGNTMSGDALRAQLRGGALGFKIHEDWGATPAVIDACLNVCEESGAQLAIHTDTLNEAGFVGDTLAAIAGRSIHAYHTEGAGGGHAPDIITVVSEPYILPSSTNPTRPHTVNTIEEHLDMLMVCHHLNPAVPEDLAFAESRIRPSTIAAEDILHDLGAISIISSDSQAMGRVGEVVLRTWQTAHVMKKRRGPLPGDGRADNHRVRRYVAKYTINPAVAQGLDQEIGSVETGKLADLVLWDPAFFGVKPQTVIKGGQIAYAQMGDANASIPTPQPVMPRPMFGALGRAPAANSFNFVASAAIEDGLPERLGLGKRFVPITSTRGVTKADMRENDALPRVQVDPDSFAVTIDGEPVEPAPAAELPMAQRYFLF; the protein is encoded by the coding sequence ATGGCTGAGCTCAACCGCGCCGTGTACGCGGATCTGTTCGGGCCGACCACCGGCGACCGCGTCCGGCTCGCCGACACCGATCTGCTCGTCGAGATCGAGGAGGACCGTTCCGGCGGCCCCGGACTCGCCGGCGACGAAGCGGTGTTCGGCGGTGGAAAGGTGATCCGCGAATCGATGGGCCAGGCGCGCACCACCCGGGCCGAAGGGGCTCCCGACACCGTCATCACGGGCGCCGTCATCATCGACCACTGGGGCATCGTCAAGGCGGACATCGGCATCCGCGACGGCCGGATCACCGGCATCGGCAAGGCAGGCAACCCGGACACGATGGACGGCGTCCACCTCGATCTCGTCATCGGCCCGGAGACCGAAATCATCGCGGGCAACGGCAAGTTCGTGACGGCAGGCGCCGTCGACGCACACGTCCACTTCATCTCGCCGACCATCGTCGACCAGGCGCTCTCCGCCGGTGTCACCACGCTCGTCGGCGGCGGCACCGGACCGGCCGAGGGTACGAAGGCCACCACGGTCACCCCGGGCGCCTGGCACCTTGCCCGGATGTTCGAGTCGCTGGAGGTCCACCCCGTCAACATCGGACTGCTCGGCAAGGGCAACACGATGTCCGGCGACGCTCTGCGGGCCCAACTGCGCGGCGGAGCACTCGGATTCAAGATCCATGAGGACTGGGGGGCCACTCCGGCCGTCATCGACGCCTGTCTGAACGTGTGTGAGGAGAGCGGCGCTCAGCTCGCCATCCACACGGACACTCTCAACGAGGCCGGCTTCGTCGGCGACACCCTAGCCGCGATCGCCGGGCGCTCCATCCACGCGTACCACACCGAAGGCGCCGGCGGCGGCCACGCGCCCGACATCATCACCGTGGTCTCGGAGCCGTACATCCTGCCCAGTTCCACCAATCCCACCCGGCCGCACACCGTCAACACCATCGAGGAACACCTCGACATGCTGATGGTCTGCCACCACCTCAACCCGGCCGTCCCGGAGGACCTGGCGTTCGCCGAATCGCGGATCCGGCCGTCCACCATCGCCGCCGAGGACATCCTCCACGACCTCGGAGCGATCTCGATCATCTCCTCCGACTCCCAGGCGATGGGCCGCGTCGGCGAGGTCGTCCTGCGCACCTGGCAGACCGCCCATGTGATGAAGAAGCGCCGCGGCCCCCTGCCCGGCGACGGGCGGGCCGACAACCACCGAGTGCGTCGCTATGTCGCCAAATACACCATCAACCCGGCCGTCGCCCAGGGCCTCGACCAGGAGATCGGTTCCGTCGAGACCGGCAAACTCGCGGACCTGGTGCTGTGGGACCCGGCCTTCTTCGGCGTCAAGCCGCAGACCGTCATCAAGGGCGGACAGATCGCATACGCGCAGATGGGCGACGCCAACGCGTCCATCCCCACCCCGCAGCCGGTGATGCCCCGGCCGATGTTCGGCGCACTCGGCCGGGCGCCCGCCGCCAACTCGTTCAACTTCGTGGCGAGTGCTGCCATCGAGGACGGGCTGCCGGAACGCCTCGGACTCGGTAAACGCTTCGTGCCGATCACCAGCACCCGGGGGGTCACCAAGGCGGACATGCGGGAGAACGACGCGCTGCCGCGGGTCCAGGTCGATCCGGACAGCTTCGCGGTGACCATCGACGGCGAACCGGTCGAACCCGCGCCCGCCGCCGAACTCCCCATGGCCCAGCGTTACTTCCTCTTCTGA
- the fusA gene encoding elongation factor G, whose protein sequence is MRTDLHRHLTSPLTAVRNLGILAHVDAGKTTLTERILYLTGATHKRGEVHDGTTVTDFDPQERDRGITIFAAAVSCAWDGHRINLIDTPGHVDFSDEVERSLRVLDGAIAVFDAVAGVEPQSESVWRQADRHGVPRIAFVNKLDRAGADLDTAVASIRDRLHTVPLVVQLPIGKEDGFTGVVDLLRMRALVWPDDGGTPEEGRVPDALLEEAHRRRRLLEETVAELHPVALEEFCAGSKVSAQTLAAALRDLTRTGEGVVVLCGTAYRNRGIEPLLEAVVAYLPSPLDVPAVRGTLDGAVQERVADPAAPFAALVFKVSSTATGRLTYLRVYSGTIGKGDTVLDVGARRNERVGRILRVQAGRHSDVERAVAGDIVAVVGLKAARTGATLCTPAAPLVLEPPSVAAPVVSVAVEARRSIDAGRLVSALVRLVEEDPSLSVRTDPETGQTVLSGMGELHLEVAVEKIRRAHGLDVGVGRPQVAYRETVARGVSALVYRHVKQDGGAGQFAHVVLDTEPLEASGDNDTGRAVDFVFRSTVVGGRVPQEYVRAVEAGCRDALAEGPLGGHPVTGLRVTLTDGATHSKDSSEMAFRTAGRLALREALRSSVMVLLEPVVEVTVTVPGDAVGGVLGDLAARRGRVSGSTSRAGTAVITATVPLAELFGYATRLRSRTQGRGTFTTRATGYAPAPGAVLNRTPPR, encoded by the coding sequence GTGCGTACCGACCTGCACCGTCATCTCACCAGTCCGCTGACCGCCGTTCGCAATCTGGGCATCCTCGCCCACGTCGACGCCGGCAAGACCACCCTCACCGAACGGATCCTCTACCTCACCGGCGCCACCCACAAGCGAGGCGAGGTCCATGACGGGACGACCGTCACCGACTTCGATCCCCAGGAACGCGATCGCGGGATCACCATCTTTGCCGCTGCGGTGAGCTGTGCCTGGGACGGCCACCGGATCAATCTGATCGACACCCCCGGCCACGTGGACTTCTCCGACGAGGTGGAGCGTTCGCTACGGGTGCTCGACGGAGCGATCGCGGTGTTCGACGCTGTCGCAGGAGTCGAACCGCAGAGCGAGTCGGTGTGGCGGCAGGCCGATCGGCACGGGGTCCCACGGATCGCCTTCGTCAACAAGCTGGACCGTGCCGGTGCCGACCTCGACACGGCGGTTGCGTCGATACGGGACCGGTTGCACACGGTCCCGCTGGTGGTCCAGCTGCCGATCGGAAAGGAGGACGGGTTCACCGGGGTGGTGGATCTGCTCCGTATGCGGGCGCTGGTCTGGCCCGACGACGGCGGTACGCCCGAGGAGGGCCGGGTGCCGGACGCCCTGCTGGAAGAAGCGCACCGACGCCGACGACTGCTGGAGGAGACGGTGGCGGAACTTCATCCGGTCGCTTTGGAGGAGTTCTGTGCGGGGTCGAAGGTCTCCGCACAGACGCTGGCCGCCGCGCTGCGCGACCTGACCCGGACCGGTGAGGGCGTGGTGGTGCTGTGCGGGACGGCCTACCGCAACCGCGGGATCGAGCCGCTGCTGGAGGCCGTCGTGGCCTATCTGCCCTCGCCGCTGGATGTGCCGGCAGTCCGCGGCACCCTGGACGGTGCGGTGCAGGAGCGGGTCGCCGATCCGGCGGCGCCCTTCGCCGCGCTGGTGTTCAAGGTGAGCTCGACCGCCACGGGGCGGCTGACCTATCTGAGGGTGTATTCGGGAACGATCGGGAAGGGAGACACGGTGCTGGACGTGGGCGCCCGGCGTAACGAGCGCGTCGGCCGGATCCTGCGGGTGCAGGCCGGGCGGCACTCGGACGTGGAACGGGCGGTGGCCGGGGACATCGTCGCGGTGGTCGGGCTCAAAGCTGCCCGCACCGGTGCCACCCTGTGCACACCCGCGGCACCACTGGTTCTCGAACCGCCTTCCGTGGCGGCTCCGGTCGTCTCCGTAGCGGTCGAGGCCCGCAGGAGCATCGATGCCGGCCGCTTGGTGTCGGCGCTGGTGCGGCTGGTCGAGGAGGACCCTTCGCTGTCGGTCCGGACCGATCCCGAGACCGGCCAGACGGTGCTGTCAGGAATGGGGGAACTGCATCTGGAGGTCGCGGTGGAGAAGATCCGTCGTGCTCACGGGCTGGACGTCGGTGTCGGCCGGCCGCAGGTGGCCTACCGGGAGACGGTCGCCCGAGGGGTGTCCGCACTGGTGTACCGGCACGTGAAGCAGGACGGGGGCGCCGGCCAGTTCGCTCACGTCGTACTCGACACGGAGCCGTTGGAAGCTTCCGGTGACAACGACACGGGCCGCGCGGTGGACTTCGTCTTCCGATCGACCGTCGTCGGTGGACGTGTGCCGCAGGAGTACGTCCGGGCGGTGGAGGCCGGCTGCAGGGACGCTCTGGCCGAGGGCCCCCTCGGCGGTCACCCGGTGACCGGACTGCGGGTCACGCTGACCGACGGAGCCACCCATTCCAAGGACTCCTCGGAGATGGCGTTCCGGACGGCCGGGCGGCTCGCGCTTCGGGAGGCACTGCGCAGCAGCGTGATGGTGCTGCTGGAACCGGTGGTGGAGGTCACGGTCACCGTGCCCGGCGACGCCGTGGGCGGTGTGCTCGGTGACCTGGCGGCACGGCGCGGCCGGGTCTCGGGCTCGACCTCGCGGGCAGGTACGGCGGTGATCACGGCGACCGTGCCGCTGGCCGAGCTGTTCGGCTACGCGACCCGACTGCGCAGCCGGACCCAGGGCCGGGGAACGTTCACCACCCGCGCCACCGGTTACGCCCCGGCGCCGGGCGCGGTGCTCAACCGGACACCGCCCCGGTAG